Proteins encoded by one window of Lathyrus oleraceus cultivar Zhongwan6 chromosome 1, CAAS_Psat_ZW6_1.0, whole genome shotgun sequence:
- the LOC127116938 gene encoding rac-like GTP-binding protein ARAC7, whose protein sequence is MSASKFIKCVTVGDGAVGKTCMLICYTSNKFPTDYVPTVFDNFSANVAVDGSIVNLGLWDTAGQEDYSRLRPLSYRGADIFVLAFSLISRASYENVLKKWMPELRRFAPNVPIVLVGTKLDIREDRGYLADHMGSNVISSAEGEELRKQIGAAAYIECSSKTQQNVKAVFDTAIKVVLQPPRRKEMPRKKRQRRSGCSFVGIVCGGCAA, encoded by the exons ATGAGTGCATCAAAGTTCATTAAATGTGTCACTGTTGGTGACGGTGCTGTTGGAAAAACTTGCATGCTCATTTGCTACACCAGCAACAAATTCCCAACC GACTATGTACCAACAGTTTTTGATAATTTTAGTGCTAATGTAGCTGTGGATGGAAGCATTGTGAATTTGGGGCTATGGGACACTGCAG GACAAGAAGACTATAGTAGGTTGAGGCCATTGAGCTATAGAGGAGCAGATATATTTGTGTTAGCATTTTCATTGATTAGTAGAGCTAGCTATGAAAATGTTCTTAAGAAG TGGATGCCAGAACTGCGAAGATTTGCCCCGAATGTTCCTATTGTTCTTGTTGGTACAAAGTTGG ATATTCGCGAAGATCGTGGATATTTAGCTGATCACATGGGATCCAATGTTATATCATCTGCTGAG GGAGAAGAACTGAGAAAACAAATTGGCGCTGCGGCGTACATTGAGTGCAGCTCGAAGACTCAACAG AATGTGAAAGCAGTTTTTGATACTGCGATTAAGGTTGTTCTTCAACCTCCCAGGAGGAAAGAAATGCCGAGGAAGAAACGGCAAAGAAGATCCGGTTGCTCATTTGT AGGTATTGTTTGTGGAGGTTGTGCTGCTTAA